One region of Termitidicoccus mucosus genomic DNA includes:
- a CDS encoding AmpG family muropeptide MFS transporter, whose amino-acid sequence MDIGTNDNATPPSSDGAKTHYRGNPWFFVPSISLWSGMVNVVLFNVPTAMLKDLGYSNVFIGLSSLITIPYALKFLWGPVIDAISTKRKWILRTIEIQLLLWAAMVFLLVTSHFTVAIFFGILFLVSLSKSPQEIALVGFYLVSLTKSDQARFIGIRPLTSRLAMVFTGSLLLGMAGIFGKVAGDGDMRYTWGFYFLCLLAVYAIGYLWTQTSCPYPIGDKALPRAPGQGIWNNLKEPFVALLKIKYIGLAVLFILFIRSGEAFIHRMVVPFYMDPPESGGYGADLAQVGFIGMIGLIGASAGAVISGFAIKKYGLRRIMLPFVAAAIFPSLIYTALAVWHVEWSMTFDLTGIGINYKTDLNIALSFGALVENFGYGLGYSAAEYFLFSLSRGKYQTSIAGFLLSILYIVVLVFGAISGWVQSLSGWGWFFVISVLVSIPVFLVLPRLRYVDEETSKAS is encoded by the coding sequence ATGGATATTGGAACAAATGACAACGCAACCCCGCCTTCCAGCGACGGGGCAAAAACTCATTATCGTGGAAACCCGTGGTTCTTTGTTCCCAGCATCAGCTTGTGGAGCGGGATGGTGAATGTCGTTCTCTTCAATGTTCCGACCGCGATGTTGAAGGATTTGGGGTATTCCAATGTCTTTATCGGACTGAGTTCCCTTATCACGATACCGTATGCCCTCAAATTCCTGTGGGGGCCCGTCATTGATGCGATATCAACAAAGAGAAAATGGATTCTCCGCACCATTGAAATTCAACTGCTGTTGTGGGCGGCAATGGTGTTTCTCCTTGTGACATCCCACTTCACGGTTGCGATATTTTTCGGAATACTTTTCCTTGTCAGCCTGTCAAAATCCCCACAGGAAATCGCATTGGTCGGATTTTATCTGGTCTCACTGACAAAATCCGACCAAGCGCGTTTTATTGGCATACGACCGCTGACTTCACGGCTGGCCATGGTGTTCACCGGCTCCCTGCTGCTTGGCATGGCTGGTATTTTCGGCAAGGTGGCCGGGGATGGGGATATGCGTTATACTTGGGGATTTTATTTTTTATGCCTTCTTGCCGTCTATGCTATCGGGTATCTTTGGACACAAACGTCATGCCCGTATCCCATCGGGGACAAGGCGCTGCCTCGCGCTCCGGGGCAGGGTATTTGGAATAACCTGAAAGAGCCCTTTGTTGCCCTGCTGAAGATAAAATACATCGGTTTGGCGGTGTTGTTTATCCTGTTCATTAGATCAGGGGAAGCGTTTATCCATCGCATGGTTGTCCCGTTTTACATGGATCCGCCAGAATCCGGTGGTTACGGGGCGGATCTGGCTCAGGTGGGATTTATCGGGATGATCGGACTCATCGGGGCGTCAGCCGGGGCGGTCATATCAGGGTTTGCCATAAAAAAATACGGATTGCGACGCATCATGCTGCCTTTCGTGGCCGCGGCGATATTCCCGTCACTGATCTACACCGCACTGGCTGTCTGGCATGTGGAATGGAGCATGACATTTGATCTCACCGGCATAGGCATCAATTACAAGACTGATCTGAATATCGCACTGAGTTTTGGGGCGCTTGTTGAAAATTTTGGCTATGGCTTGGGGTATTCCGCCGCTGAATATTTCCTGTTTTCATTATCGCGCGGCAAATATCAGACTTCCATAGCAGGTTTCCTATTGTCGATTTTGTATATTGTTGTGCTTGTTTTTGGGGCGATAAGCGGCTGGGTTCAGAGTCTTTCCGGCTGGGGATGGTTCTTTGTCATCAGCGTTTTGGTTTCCATTCCGGTGTTTCTGGTGCTGCCAAGACTCCGTTACGTCGATGAGGAAACGTCAAAGGCATCCTAA